The Anomaloglossus baeobatrachus isolate aAnoBae1 chromosome 5, aAnoBae1.hap1, whole genome shotgun sequence genome includes the window AAGCGGTTTCTCGCTAAGCGTCCGGGAGTTCACAGGCATAACTTCTGTCATTATGGGATTCCTAAGGAGTCTGGACGTGGGACGGCAGGAAAGGAAAGGTGACCATCATGGTGTGTGTTGTAATGCTGGACTGGATTACACTGGGACTCACAAGACCAGTTAGATCTGAAGGAACCCAAAGGGAAGTTGCACTGGGTCTGATAATGTGCCAAACTGGTACATACTGTAAGATGTGTGCCCGCTATCTTGAATCGGAAGTTGTGATAGAGAATTAACCATACAGAAAAGAGTTGTGGTTTAAAGTGgactgttggtctccttgtgagtgtGAGTCATCATCTGGTCCTTGCCAGCCAATTCCATTGGCACTATGTGATCCACATGGGTTCCCAGCCCACACGgcaaaagtccacacacccagccaggaccaggtatatagctggatgatttaggaaaacctgcactcgcagggggttggacccgatggccttgAGGTCCctaccaactctaccattctatgataagGTATTTCATGTAGCATACTGGAGTATCAGGAGTCAATCCCTCACTGGTGACTACCACCCTGTGCCACTCTACACAATGTGCAAACTGACAGCACTTTCTGTTGCTCAGATCAGCGGTAATGAGCCACCAACATAGCAGATCGTCAGAATACCCGACAtacagagaccagtgatgtcccttGCAGGAGTGGCACTGGTCTCTGCACGCTGGGTATTCTGACACTGCTCTGTTGCCAGCTTATTACTGCTGATTTGAGCGAGAAACATAGGGAGTGCTGTCATTGTGCTCAGTATGCAGGGACTAGCCCAACCCCTGAAACAAGTGTCACTAATGACGCTTTGTTTCTGACAGGTAGCAGAGGTtgcagcagtgactgcagcctcttccCCCTGATGATGCCAGCATGCATCAAACAAAGCATCACCAGATGAAGTTATgaaaaaaatagaatagcagttagtgtagttagggaaggatagggaatttttaatacacGTATATTAGAAAATcatttagattatggcactaaatagttAGGGATTTAGGAGGAAAATTATTTTGGCCTTCGAACCATCCCTTTCATATTTCTGATGTGTATAAaattagcatttttttttaatactaAACAGTGTCAATTATGTAGCATCATGAAACTGAAATTAGGTAAAATCACTGTTATAAAATGCAGCAGGGACTGCTAATTCCCACCTTCAACACTAAGAATATCAGACAAAGCAAGCTGCTGCTAAGGGAAGAATCCACTACAATAATATATATCTACAAAGGGATATGAGAAAGGATGAACTTGGCTTCTCAGGATTACAGAACTCTTATTTATTGAATGCAAACGTATCCCATAGCACTGTATAGAGAATGCAAGACATCTGCCATTGTCCTCAGTTGCTCTCAGAAATTAATCTCATGCGCAGACACACCCCAGGGTTAACCATTAAGTTGTTTTGAGAGTGGGGGAGGAAGCAGGAGTGgctgaaaaatataggcaaaaagtaCAAAACCCAATGCAGATAGCTATACTGCTGATCCACTCTGAGCTTTAATAATGGGCGACAGGCATTATCTGAGATTAATGGACTTGTCCAGTATAATATCAACGCAGGAGATTACTATTCCTCTACTTCTGATTATTATATATTTGCTCTGTCAACaatgcatatttttatatatatatatatatatgtatatatatgtgtgtgtatatatgtatatatatatatatatatatatatatatatatatatatacagataaataaaaaaaaaactaaaaaaccacaacaaataatatacatatatataaaacaaaatgtatatatatacattatataatatatatttttatatatatatatatatatatatactgctcataaaaataaagggaacactaaaataccattgtgctgtttaagtgttccctctatttttttgagcagtatatatatatatatatatatatatatatatacatatatatatataccgtatatatgtgtgtatgtgtgtgtactgtaAAGACACACCCACATATAGAGCATTAAATTGGAGGAGGATGATTAATTAGTATAAAAATACAACACATAGTTAAAGATCCATGAGCCACATAGGAGCAATAAGGATATTTTGCATTGCACATGCTTTATCCACTTAGGATGGAAAGGTATATTATACAGAATATTTCAACTTTGCACATCCAGATTTATGAGCACATAGGACCAAGCATATTCTGCCTTCTATAGTATATTGTCACATTCAGATGTTGAAATTGTAATATCAGTGATTTTACAATGGTTTTACATAAGATTGAACCTACTACACTATCTTAGCattctcttctaagagttaaagtaaaagccagatctgctacatctgtaaCTAAAGGCTGATTGCAATATGTAACTGTTATATCAGATTTTAAGGACACTGGCATTACTGAGAATCCAGATAAAAAGCTGCCAGAGCCAGAAAGAAAGATTAATATTTCTGCTTAAGCTTCTCTGGAGAttgaggacccccccccccccaccttcccaCCTCCCATCTGGATGGATGGAGACCATAAAACAGAATTTCTGTTAAGAGTTTTCAAGAATTATGGGATTATATAGAGCTTTACTTATGTAACAATGTGAATCCCACTTGTTATTTCTCTACTTTGCAGGAGGAGACTTGATATGGACTTAGCAATTTGTGTTGCAGGATTTCTTCTTTGCAGATCTGAGGAGTGGATATGGGGACACGAGGTTGGTGGGGGAGCCCCTGTACCCagcatagggggggggggggggctggggaatTAAGCAGAATCGCTGACATCAGCACTGCGGCAAAATGGACAGTTCCATCTGTGCGCCTGGAAATAAAGCTCTACTTCCCTCCTTCTCCATTCTCCTGTGCAGGATCTACTGCTGCAGCAGAGCAGATAATTCGTGCATTCCAGGGAGGAAGAGGTTAAATCATCCAATGTGGTAACCTAAGTAAATGCTTTTTTTTCCAAGCTATTGATCTTGCCTCGCAGTATAAAAGCCGGAGCGCAGGTGTCCCTCCCTCATTCTCTCTCCAAGATGAGTTTTGGCTCAGATCACTACCTTTCCTCCTCATACAGGAAGATTTTTGGAGACCCTCCTAGGTCAACCAGTCGCCTTGGAGGGAGCAGCTCTTCTTCCAGGACAACCATCTCTGGTCCCTTTAGGTCCCAGTCTGGGTCGCGCAGCAATGTCTCTTCCCAATCGTATAGGAGAGTTGGCCGATCAGGTGGCTATTTGTCTGGAGAAAACTTAGACCTGACTCAAACTTCAGTCTTGAACAATGAGTTTAAGATTATCCGTACCAATGAAAAGGAGCAGCTCCAAGGTCTCAATGATCGCTTTGCAATGTTCATTGAGAAGGTGCGGAACCTGGAACAGCAGAACAAGGTGCTGGAGACCGAGCTGATAGCCCTAAGGCAGAGGCAAGCCGAACCCTCCAGGCTTGGAGAGCTTTATCAGCAAGAGCTTAAAGATCTCCGGGCTCAAAtagaagatctgaacactgagaagGCTCAGCTCATCCTAGAGAGGGACAGTCTTGAGGATGATCTCCAGAAACTCAAGGCTAAATATGAGGATGAGATCAGGATGAGAGAGGAAACTGAGTACGCCTTGAAGACGCACAAGAAAGATGTGGATGATGCCACCTTGGCTCGCTTGGATCTGGAAAAAAAGGTGGAATCTCTGCTGGATGAGATCTCGTTTATGAGAAAAGTCCATGAAGAAGAAGTTACAGAGTTGATGGCCATGATTCAAGCCTCCCAGGTCTCTGTAGAAATGGAGGTGTCTAAGCCTGATCTAACTTCAGCTTTGAAGGATATCCGTTCTCAGTATGAGTCTCTGGCAGCCAAAAACCTCCAATCTGCAGATgagtggtacaagtccaaatttgccaACCTGAGTGAGCAGGCATCTCGCAGCTCCGAAGTCATCAGAGCCAGCAGGGAGGAGATCAACGACTACAGAAGACAGCTCCAGTCCAAGACCATCGAGATGGAAAGTCTTCGTGGTACTAATGAGTCTCTGGACAGGCAGATCCAGGAGATGGAGGAAAGACACATTGCAGAGGCAGCAGGCATGCAGGTAAGGCTCCGGGTATAGTGTCCTGATACTATGGGATTTCTTGTGAGTTCTGTTGTGAGGACAGGGTGCACTTGCTATAGGGGCTGTAGCCAGTACCACCCTCCTTACCCTCCTTATCACATTGCTCTGTGGAGCTgaccctgtccatggtgctgatccggCTCTTGCTGCACCAGGTTCCCTATTGTCTTATATGAAGATAGATTTATTACTGGATACGTTTTCTTGCTGTTTTCACATTGTCTAttaacatttattattattattaattattatagcgccatttattccatggcgctttacatgtgaaaggggtatacaaaatagggacaggtacggtacaataatcataaacaatacaaggcaccgacaggtacaggaggatagaggaccctgccctaaCATAAGGTTATAACAGGGAATCATTCACTTTATTAGCCAAAATCTGTTCCAGACATTTGCTAATGTACAGTACTTTGTATTTCCACAATAAATGCAGCTCACGGAATATGGGACCAATTAGATTTTCCTTGAACAGGTTAATCTGGAATCAGAAAAATGACTGTAATGCATTATAGATGAGGAGCCTTATGTAACACATTCGTGCAGGCATTAGCTGCTTCTGGTGCACTGGAAAGTAAAAAAAATCCTCTCCAGGAGGGCAGGAAGGGGGGAGAGGGGCAGGGAGGGgcagggaggggggaggaggggcagGGAGGGGCAGGGAGGGGGGAGTAGGggcagggagggggagggaggggggagtagGGGCAGGGAGGGGCAGGGAGGGGGGAGTAGGGGCAGGGAGGGGGGGGCGGAGCGACAGGGGGGCAGCAGAGGCTAACAAAGGCATTCTGGAGTGTTAGGGGCTCCATCCGAGGGGGGCAAGAtaaagagggagggaggggagggctGATAtcctttattttgtttttattaaaagTTAGTGGTTTTTTCTAAAATCTCTCATGGCTGTAATACCCATGTTATTAAGGGCAGAACAGCAGAACAATAACTATTATATTGGGACATGTATTTTCCAATTTAATTCTTGTCACTGTGTTTGCTCATGAAGAAAATGTTCACCATCTAAATATCAATCCAGCTAtctatttttataaagaaaaactAATATATTTATTTATCATCTATTTATTTCATAAATTTTATGGATTTATCTGTTTGTTTTCTATTTGCCATATATTTACATAAGCATATATCACTGTCGAAACCTTCTGtaatatgtatctatctatccctctatctatctatctatccattatctatctatctctctcattatctatctatctatctatctatctatctatctatctatatatatatccattatctatctatctctatcattatctatctatctatctatctctatcattatctatctatctatctatctatctatatatccattatctatctatctatctacctatctatctatcgctcattAACTATCTATTTATCTCcctataaatctatctatctacctctcattagctatatatttatctatctatccatctatctattatctatctatctatctatcgctcgctctcattatgtgtgtgtgtatatatatatatatatatatatatatatatttatttatttatctaacgctctttatctatatatttatctatctctcaTCTATCAatctttctatctctcttttctctatctatttttctatctatgaaTATATCTCTCATATACatgtatatttatttatctatgtctcattatctatatatttatccatctctcattttatatatataaatatatatatatatatatatatatatatatacatatatatatatacagagagagagagagaaatagatagatagatagatagatatagagctaTCTCTCATTATCCTTATATTTATCTGTCTCTCATAaactatctatctgtatatatttatttatttagctatctctcattatctatctatatgtgtgtgtgtgtgtatatatatatatatatatatatatatatatatatatgtatataaataatatttacttatttatttagctATCTCTCATATATTTATCTGTCATTATCTACCTACTTGCACATTCAACCTCTCACTACTATTTTGTATTCCATTTACAATTATACTATATCAAGCATAAAAACAATGTTGTAATATAAGTACAGTACAATTAGAAATAGTTGACTAAATATTTGTTTTTGAAGATGTATATTCACTTTTATGTGTAAGGGAATTGTTGGAGATACTTAAAATCATCTTCCGATAGATGACACATCTTGCATAGTATAACCATTCTGGTAGCAAATATTAGATCCCCCCCACATAACTTCCGTCGCCATCTTTAGCAGGGAGTGGCACCTTGTCTTTATTCCTTTAGCCTTCATGGCGTGTGGCACAGCTAAGCTGATAACCTAGTTTTGTATCCGAGCTTTAGAGAAGAGTTACAGAAGGCATAAAGTAGAAACCAAGGTGTGCACAGTATTATTCCAGCAACCAAACTCCCTGAGGATTCTGTAGGCTTCATTTCCCAGGCAACCTCCAAGGGAGACCAAACTAATTTTCGCATTTCTCTTACTCCTTTTTCTTTTTCATGCTGGCATATTGCAGTCATATCTTATATGGAACTGATTTCTTAAAGTGTAAAATAAATTTGTGAAAAACAGAGTCAGAGATCTGACGTAAATTTAAATGTAACACAATAGGGATTGCGTTACTTTGTATCACGCAAAGTTGAGATGGTGAAAGTGATTGTTCCAGAAATAGCTCAATTTTCACGTGGTTTTACTTTTAATGAAATGGGACTGaggtgcaataccagacacagactCTAGACAAAGGTGGCGCTGTTTCCAAGAGAAGTGTGCTGTTCACAAATACAGTCGTGTGATATTTATTCTTGCTGCTTCCTGACACAATAAATAAAAACTCTGGACTTACAAATGTACGAGTTGCTAATCTCAATATCCCCTTTGAAACTGCCCATCCCCCACTTTGGTCCAGCTATCTGAGATCAGGTATTTGATTGATTGGGTCCTCTCACTGAAGCATGCTCCTTAACCCTTGATTTCATTTATTAAGAAAAGGGATATTTTCCTCCAATTAGAATAGAAATTGCTCttagaatcattttttttttttgtttgattaacCATTTATTtgtagatgatattggatccaagaGACTCTATTACTTTATCTATTTACAAATCAACATCCTTGAAAGGGAAAACTACAACACTCAGATCGA containing:
- the INA gene encoding alpha-internexin is translated as MSFGSDHYLSSSYRKIFGDPPRSTSRLGGSSSSSRTTISGPFRSQSGSRSNVSSQSYRRVGRSGGYLSGENLDLTQTSVLNNEFKIIRTNEKEQLQGLNDRFAMFIEKVRNLEQQNKVLETELIALRQRQAEPSRLGELYQQELKDLRAQIEDLNTEKAQLILERDSLEDDLQKLKAKYEDEIRMREETEYALKTHKKDVDDATLARLDLEKKVESLLDEISFMRKVHEEEVTELMAMIQASQVSVEMEVSKPDLTSALKDIRSQYESLAAKNLQSADEWYKSKFANLSEQASRSSEVIRASREEINDYRRQLQSKTIEMESLRGTNESLDRQIQEMEERHIAEAAGMQDAINQLENELRSTKGEMARHLREYQDLLNVKMALDIEIAAYRKLLEGEETRFSTSGISIMPPNPTQSYSYQPRVHISSSKISASTRKDEADAGSKISSKTSTHRGETYEEIIEETVVSTKKIEKSDQNDGFNGKP